The Tenacibaculum sp. MAR_2010_89 sequence GTGGTTCTGATACTCATACACTACAGTTTAATGACGTAAAAGTTCCAAAAGAAAACAGAATAGGAGAAGATGGTTTTGGTTTTAAATTTGCCATGAAAACTTTATCTGGTGGTCGTATTGGTATTGCTGCTCAAGCATTAGGAATAGCATCTGGAGGTTATGAATTAGCTTTAAAATACTCTAAAGAGCGTAAAGCTTTTGGCACTGAAATATGTAATCATCAAGCTATCGCTTTTAAATTAGCTGATATGTATACAGAAATCTCAGCTGCACGTCATCTTGTAATGAAAGCTGCTTGTGATAAAGATGCTGGTATAAACTATGATCAATCTGGTGCAATGGCTAAGTTATATGCTTCTAAAGTTGCAATGGAACAAACTGTTGAGGCTGTTCAAATACACGGAGGTAATGGTTTTGTAAAAGAATATCATGTTGAGCGTTTAATGCGTGATGCGAAAATTACTCAAATTTATGAAGGTACTTCTGAAATTCAAAAAATTGTAATTTCTAGAAGCTTAATTAAAGGGTAAATTAATTAAAAATATTATCATTAAAAAGTCCGTCGTTATCGATGGACTTTTTTATTTTTATACTATGACTGAGGATATATTAAAAAAATTAGAAAACCCTGTATGGTATTCTTTATGTGAAGCACATAGTAAATTTACTGTTGACTACAATGGTGTTAAATTTTACGACCCAGATGTTTGCCCGTTTGGAGCTTTTACTAATTTAAATGAAACTAAAAACGCAATAGAAAAATACGCTAACTTAACTTCTAGTTTATTTGTTGTTGGTCAAGAACCGAATAATAGTTCTAACACTAAATTAAATAGAATTGTTCCTTGTGATCAAATGATCCTTAAAACACTTAAAGAGCCTAAATACGATTCTGAAATAATAAAACTAACTGAGAAACATATTAATGAACTGTATGATCTAGTTTGGTTGGTAATGCCTGGTTATTATAAAAAAAGAACTTTTGAAATGGGTGATTATTATGGAATAATTAAAGACAATAAGCTTATTGCTGCTACAGGAGAACGGTTACAATTAAATGATTTTATTGAAATTAGTGCAGTAGTAACACACCCTGATTATACTAGAAAAGGATTCGCTAAACAATTAGTAGCACATACAACGAAGAAAATTATAGAAAAAAACAAAACACCAATATTACATGTTGCCGACATAAATACTGGTGCCATTAAATTATATGAAAGTTTAGGCTATAAGACTATTAGAAAGATAATATGGAGACATTATATTAATGTTTAAATTCAATTTTATGTAAATGTAAACCTGAAGATGGTGCTATCGTTTTTAAAAACTCTATATCACTTTTTGGATTCAATGATTTTTCTATAAATTCTAAATCATAATTTTCTTTACCTAATTCAAATAAAGCTCCCATGATTAATCGAATTTGATTTCTTAAAAAGCCTTCTCCTCTTACAATTAATACGTAACTTGTTTCTGGAAAAAAAGAAGCAGTTAATTCAGTATTTTCTTCAATATTACATTCAA is a genomic window containing:
- a CDS encoding GNAT family N-acetyltransferase, with amino-acid sequence MTEDILKKLENPVWYSLCEAHSKFTVDYNGVKFYDPDVCPFGAFTNLNETKNAIEKYANLTSSLFVVGQEPNNSSNTKLNRIVPCDQMILKTLKEPKYDSEIIKLTEKHINELYDLVWLVMPGYYKKRTFEMGDYYGIIKDNKLIAATGERLQLNDFIEISAVVTHPDYTRKGFAKQLVAHTTKKIIEKNKTPILHVADINTGAIKLYESLGYKTIRKIIWRHYINV